From Psychrobium sp. MM17-31, the proteins below share one genomic window:
- a CDS encoding cobyric acid synthase, with amino-acid sequence MNQLTLMVQGTTSDAGKSTLVCALARAFKRRGVKVAPFKPQNMALNSAVTIDGGEIGRAQALQAQACNLEPICDFNPVLLKPSSEIGCQVIINGKVAAQLDAKNYHDYKPTAMKAVLAAHQRLRDEFELVVVEGAGSPAEINLRDRDIANMGFAEEVDCPVILVADIDRGGVFAHLTGTLECLSQSEQDRVIGFVINKFRGDRSLLTSGNEWLEQKTGKPVLAVLPYLQGLYLDSEDAVATEQVKQNTKLNVVVPVYPRISNHNDLDALRAHPQVNVELVGPQLTPNHPACDVIVLMGSKNTQADLAWFKAQGWDKTLAKHLRYGGKVIAICGGMQMLGQLIEDPQCIESPTGEASQGLGYLPLNTQMTTAKELTLKQGIITLPNQEPCEISGYEIHAGQTQYAQNEIISVVSDDDNAANTGAGFLSKDKQIFASYWHGLMDKPSALDAILHWASDGDSFESVDYEALREQSINALADSLEEEFDWQRYEVVIDEFLSQR; translated from the coding sequence ATGAATCAGTTAACCTTGATGGTTCAGGGCACAACCTCTGATGCCGGAAAATCGACTTTGGTGTGTGCCTTAGCGCGGGCATTTAAAAGACGCGGCGTTAAAGTTGCTCCGTTTAAGCCGCAAAATATGGCGCTTAATAGTGCGGTGACTATTGATGGCGGTGAAATCGGTCGTGCTCAAGCGCTACAAGCACAAGCCTGTAACCTTGAACCTATCTGTGATTTTAATCCTGTCTTACTCAAGCCGAGCTCAGAGATTGGTTGTCAGGTGATTATTAACGGCAAGGTAGCGGCGCAGCTTGATGCAAAAAATTATCACGACTATAAACCGACAGCGATGAAAGCTGTGTTAGCAGCTCATCAGCGACTACGCGATGAGTTTGAACTGGTGGTTGTCGAAGGGGCCGGCAGCCCCGCGGAAATCAATCTGCGGGATCGCGATATTGCCAATATGGGCTTTGCAGAAGAAGTTGATTGCCCAGTAATTTTAGTGGCTGACATTGATCGCGGGGGCGTCTTTGCGCATCTCACTGGTACGCTGGAGTGTTTGAGTCAATCTGAACAAGATCGCGTAATCGGTTTTGTAATTAACAAATTCCGCGGCGATCGCTCATTGTTAACCTCGGGTAATGAATGGCTTGAGCAGAAAACAGGTAAGCCTGTATTAGCTGTTTTACCCTATTTACAAGGTTTGTATTTAGATAGTGAAGATGCAGTTGCCACAGAGCAAGTTAAGCAAAACACCAAGCTCAACGTTGTCGTGCCTGTGTACCCTCGGATAAGCAATCATAACGATCTCGATGCACTGCGCGCGCATCCGCAGGTTAATGTCGAATTAGTTGGTCCGCAACTGACACCAAATCACCCAGCGTGTGATGTCATTGTGTTAATGGGCTCGAAAAACACTCAAGCAGACTTGGCGTGGTTTAAAGCGCAAGGCTGGGATAAAACCCTTGCCAAACATTTACGTTATGGCGGCAAGGTAATAGCTATTTGCGGTGGTATGCAAATGCTTGGGCAGCTAATCGAAGATCCGCAATGTATTGAATCACCAACAGGTGAAGCGTCACAAGGTTTAGGTTATTTACCACTTAATACGCAAATGACAACAGCGAAAGAGCTTACCTTAAAGCAGGGGATTATCACGCTACCAAATCAAGAGCCTTGTGAAATTAGCGGTTATGAAATTCACGCAGGGCAAACACAGTACGCGCAAAATGAAATTATTTCAGTTGTAAGCGATGACGATAATGCAGCAAATACTGGCGCTGGTTTCTTATCGAAAGACAAACAAATATTCGCTAGCTATTGGCACGGCTTGATGGATAAGCCTTCGGCATTAGATGCGATACTACACTGGGCCAGCGATGGCGATTCATTTGAGAGTGTTGATTATGAAGCGCTGCGAGAGCAAAGTATCAATGCATTGGCAGATAGTTTAGAAGAAGAGTTTGACTGGCAGCGGTATGAAGTGGTGATTGATGAGTTTTTGTCACAACGATAA
- a CDS encoding DUF2956 domain-containing protein, with amino-acid sequence MSSSQQTKDEALSVAKATQRPGQTKEQTKLIAAGIEKGISEYKKQHKAKQRQADKAKKKLRKEKAQETVAVSQPVSSESTTPTKLPWLLLALSWLGFIAFEVITSL; translated from the coding sequence ATGAGTAGTTCACAGCAAACAAAAGACGAAGCGTTATCTGTTGCCAAAGCGACGCAACGTCCAGGACAAACGAAAGAGCAAACCAAACTAATTGCGGCGGGTATCGAAAAGGGCATTAGCGAATATAAAAAACAGCACAAAGCCAAACAACGACAAGCCGATAAAGCTAAGAAGAAGCTGCGCAAGGAGAAGGCACAAGAAACTGTTGCCGTGAGCCAGCCTGTTAGTAGTGAAAGCACTACACCAACTAAATTACCTTGGCTGTTACTGGCCTTGTCATGGCTTGGTTTCATTGCTTTTGAGGTCATCACAAGTCTATGA
- a CDS encoding phosphoglycolate phosphatase yields MAQRNVVFQGKSDILFDLDGTLVDSVPDLASAVNVMLTQLEREHFSEEIIRSWVGNGAKTLVERALSGQRDIASDLDADYAAKALAIFLDAYQQHACVDTVLYPNVKKTLAELKQGGYQLHIVTNKPLVFVAPILENLGIDSYFKHVLGADSLAEKKPHPMPLLHIANEQKVSLESCVMVGDSHNDVLAANAAPMDSVGLTYGYNYGENIGLHQPTAIFDHFEQLLDILPPVKNVS; encoded by the coding sequence ATGGCGCAACGCAATGTAGTTTTTCAAGGTAAATCCGATATTCTCTTTGATCTCGATGGTACTCTGGTTGATAGTGTTCCCGATCTTGCTTCGGCAGTTAATGTGATGCTAACGCAACTAGAGCGAGAGCATTTTAGCGAGGAGATTATTCGCAGCTGGGTTGGCAATGGCGCAAAGACCTTGGTTGAACGAGCGCTGAGTGGTCAGCGAGATATAGCCTCTGATCTTGATGCTGATTATGCTGCTAAGGCGCTGGCTATTTTTCTCGATGCGTATCAGCAACATGCTTGTGTCGATACGGTGCTTTATCCCAATGTTAAAAAAACTTTAGCAGAGCTCAAACAGGGCGGTTATCAACTACATATAGTCACTAATAAGCCTTTGGTTTTTGTAGCGCCTATTCTCGAAAATCTTGGAATCGATTCTTATTTTAAGCATGTATTGGGTGCTGATTCATTAGCAGAGAAAAAACCTCATCCAATGCCGTTATTACACATTGCTAACGAGCAAAAGGTTAGTTTGGAAAGCTGTGTGATGGTGGGAGATTCTCATAACGATGTGCTTGCCGCTAATGCTGCACCTATGGACAGTGTCGGCCTTACTTACGGATATAACTATGGCGAAAATATCGGGTTACATCAGCCAACGGCTATTTTCGATCATTTTGAACAACTACTCGATATTCTGCCACCAGTTAAAAATGTGAGTTAA
- a CDS encoding HD-GYP domain-containing protein — MSSKTIAIGDLKVGMFLLAFHDAKQKIAVKKPGRVPSQQVIDKLINDGIIEVTVDFERSTFTTKIEPASWKRDKSKLVAFDNEITRAHRLLKESKATVNKMLENVFAEQAVDLEPINKAADDIVESLSNNSDALHSLSALRTKDAYLAEHSLNVGVLLATFGKYLGWPRSDLAQLIVGGIVHDIGKTRVKLEILNKPGRLEPEEFEHMKLHQVYSKSLLNEIENLTQMSREVSTMHHEKLDGNGYPLGLKGEQISEVGRMSSIVDIYDALTASRCYKKAMSPAAALKIMMGLSGHHLDSELLKAFILCIGFYPVGSLVELSNNLLGLVWESNEDDMKKPLVKTFYNTQYNKYYEVKMIDLATSNLTIKRGVNPFEYNIDIDAYRHQAAN; from the coding sequence GTGAGTTCTAAAACAATAGCGATTGGCGATTTAAAAGTAGGCATGTTCTTACTGGCATTTCACGATGCCAAACAAAAGATTGCTGTTAAAAAACCGGGACGCGTGCCTAGTCAACAAGTTATCGACAAGCTAATTAACGACGGTATTATCGAAGTGACCGTCGATTTTGAACGTTCAACTTTTACTACCAAAATTGAGCCAGCCTCATGGAAACGTGATAAATCAAAGCTGGTCGCCTTTGATAACGAAATAACTCGTGCCCATCGCTTGCTTAAAGAATCAAAAGCCACCGTCAATAAAATGCTTGAAAATGTATTTGCTGAGCAAGCAGTAGATTTAGAGCCCATTAATAAAGCTGCCGACGATATCGTTGAGTCCTTATCAAATAACAGCGATGCCTTGCATTCATTGTCAGCACTGCGCACCAAAGACGCCTATTTGGCAGAGCACTCGTTGAATGTCGGCGTGTTACTGGCAACTTTTGGTAAATATTTAGGCTGGCCTCGCTCCGATTTAGCACAGCTAATTGTCGGTGGTATTGTGCACGATATAGGTAAAACACGCGTTAAACTTGAAATATTAAACAAACCGGGTCGCCTAGAGCCTGAAGAGTTCGAGCACATGAAATTGCATCAGGTTTATTCGAAAAGCTTACTCAATGAAATCGAAAATCTGACGCAAATGAGCCGTGAAGTAAGCACTATGCATCACGAAAAACTCGACGGTAATGGTTATCCGTTGGGTTTAAAAGGCGAACAAATTTCTGAAGTTGGCCGCATGTCATCCATTGTTGATATTTACGATGCGCTTACCGCCAGCCGCTGCTACAAAAAAGCCATGTCACCGGCAGCAGCCTTAAAGATTATGATGGGGCTCAGTGGCCATCACCTCGATAGTGAGTTACTAAAAGCCTTTATTCTGTGTATTGGCTTCTACCCAGTCGGCTCCTTAGTGGAGCTGTCAAACAACCTATTAGGCTTGGTGTGGGAGTCGAACGAAGACGATATGAAAAAGCCACTGGTTAAAACATTTTATAACACGCAGTACAACAAGTATTACGAAGTGAAGATGATAGATTTAGCCACCAGCAATCTAACCATTAAACGCGGCGTCAATCCATTTGAATACAACATTGATATCGACGCCTATCGCCATCAAGCGGCTAATTAG
- a CDS encoding DUF481 domain-containing protein, whose amino-acid sequence MKFTVLFLSIFIVSTSCFADSKLVKSEFAESSFDVKKDDGENTWDMAMEVGATLTSGNTDTQTFKGKLEGGLDYLGGRLSYLAQFYQKSVDEEKNADKWKAGLKHNIYFNEHSSSFAIFEYARDKFASATQTITFAAGYTQRILDNQAMLWNADIGPGVVRTTMDTGEATRKIVHMGSQFKYRLSETTEFEQKLVADFNTDGNEYDVYRSETSLSASVVENLKMKIAYATKYDADVEVGKEKLDTETSVSLVYIF is encoded by the coding sequence ATGAAATTTACTGTGTTGTTTTTGTCAATTTTTATCGTATCAACTTCTTGTTTTGCTGATTCTAAGCTCGTAAAGAGTGAATTTGCTGAATCTTCGTTTGATGTCAAAAAAGATGACGGTGAAAATACATGGGATATGGCGATGGAAGTTGGGGCAACACTGACATCAGGCAACACAGATACCCAAACCTTTAAGGGCAAACTAGAAGGTGGACTCGATTATTTGGGTGGTCGTCTGAGCTACTTGGCGCAGTTTTATCAAAAATCTGTTGATGAAGAGAAAAATGCCGATAAATGGAAAGCTGGTTTAAAGCACAATATCTACTTCAATGAGCACAGTAGCTCATTTGCTATTTTCGAGTATGCTCGTGATAAGTTTGCCAGTGCAACGCAGACTATTACCTTTGCGGCAGGTTATACTCAACGCATTTTAGACAACCAAGCTATGTTGTGGAATGCTGATATTGGTCCCGGTGTCGTGCGTACAACAATGGATACTGGTGAAGCGACGCGAAAAATTGTCCACATGGGGTCTCAGTTTAAATATCGCCTTAGCGAAACTACAGAATTTGAACAAAAGTTAGTGGCGGATTTTAATACCGATGGTAACGAATACGATGTTTACCGTTCGGAAACATCGCTTTCTGCGAGTGTAGTTGAAAATCTAAAAATGAAAATTGCCTATGCCACTAAATACGATGCAGACGTTGAAGTTGGCAAAGAAAAACTCGATACCGAAACCTCTGTATCGCTGGTTTATATTTTTTAA
- a CDS encoding DUF481 domain-containing protein, whose protein sequence is MKKLLIAGVITSLFSTAAMAEDDKTWAATAELGGTMTTGNTDTSTLKARLDATHTLAEWQNEYYFDTLYSKDDDEKTASRWKIGAKGAYVLDETSNIFILGEHEQDEFSTYDSVSSFAAGYSKNLFKSETATFDADLGPGIKFFDVKEGDSEKTGILHVGLSYENALSETSKFTQVLTSDIAFEDEKSTISRSETAITANIMGELAMKLGFIVRHDNNAADDKKSVDTETTITLLYTF, encoded by the coding sequence ATGAAAAAACTACTTATTGCTGGCGTTATCACGTCACTATTTAGCACGGCAGCAATGGCCGAAGATGATAAAACGTGGGCAGCAACGGCGGAACTTGGTGGCACAATGACCACGGGTAACACAGATACGTCGACGTTAAAGGCACGCCTTGATGCAACTCATACCCTTGCTGAATGGCAAAATGAGTATTACTTCGACACGCTGTACAGTAAAGATGATGACGAAAAAACGGCATCACGTTGGAAAATCGGAGCTAAAGGCGCTTATGTATTAGATGAGACAAGTAACATCTTTATCTTAGGTGAGCATGAGCAAGATGAATTCAGTACCTATGATTCAGTAAGCAGCTTTGCGGCAGGTTACAGCAAGAATTTATTCAAGTCTGAAACAGCGACTTTTGACGCCGATCTTGGTCCTGGTATCAAATTTTTCGATGTTAAAGAGGGTGATTCAGAAAAGACGGGTATCCTTCATGTAGGGTTAAGCTACGAAAATGCATTATCGGAAACTTCTAAATTCACTCAAGTATTAACGAGTGACATTGCATTTGAAGATGAAAAGTCGACAATTTCTCGCTCAGAAACTGCTATTACGGCAAATATCATGGGTGAGCTAGCGATGAAATTAGGTTTTATTGTTCGCCATGACAATAATGCTGCCGACGATAAGAAAAGTGTTGATACCGAGACAACAATTACCTTGTTATACACGTTTTAG
- a CDS encoding mechanosensitive ion channel domain-containing protein has protein sequence MEMIQQWYNEYSPMLVNYVIAFATAIIIYWVGGKIARVISNAFGKTLAKRDLDSIVVNFLKNIVYGVLMTGVIIAALGQVGIQTASFIAVLGAAGLAIGLALQGSLSNFASGVLIIVFRPFKSGDFVEAGGVSGIVEEIKLFSTYIRSGDNKQIILPNSSVTGGAITNYSTKPTRRIDLVIGVSYDADIKHAKKVLEEIVNGHESVLKDPEPVVAVAELADSSVNFVVRPWVNSADYWPTHFDLMETIKIRLDEEKIGIPYPQMDVHVHKES, from the coding sequence ATGGAAATGATCCAACAATGGTATAACGAGTATTCACCAATGCTTGTTAATTATGTTATCGCATTTGCTACTGCAATTATCATTTACTGGGTGGGTGGTAAAATCGCTCGTGTGATCAGTAATGCTTTTGGTAAAACACTAGCAAAGCGCGATTTAGATTCAATCGTGGTTAACTTTTTAAAGAATATTGTTTATGGCGTATTAATGACTGGTGTGATTATCGCCGCATTAGGTCAAGTCGGTATTCAAACTGCGTCTTTCATCGCTGTTTTAGGGGCTGCTGGTTTAGCTATCGGTTTAGCGCTGCAAGGCTCATTGTCAAACTTTGCTTCAGGCGTGTTAATTATCGTGTTCCGTCCGTTTAAGTCAGGTGATTTCGTTGAAGCTGGTGGTGTAAGCGGTATCGTCGAAGAAATTAAACTGTTCTCTACTTATATTCGCAGTGGCGACAACAAGCAGATTATCCTGCCAAACTCGTCAGTAACCGGTGGTGCTATCACTAACTATTCAACTAAACCAACCCGTCGTATTGATCTGGTGATTGGTGTTAGCTACGACGCTGATATTAAACACGCCAAGAAAGTACTAGAAGAAATTGTTAACGGTCACGAAAGTGTTCTAAAAGATCCTGAGCCAGTTGTTGCAGTAGCTGAACTTGCTGATAGCAGTGTTAACTTTGTGGTTCGTCCGTGGGTTAATTCAGCTGATTACTGGCCAACGCATTTCGACCTAATGGAAACTATTAAGATTCGTTTAGACGAAGAAAAAATTGGTATCCCATATCCGCAAATGGATGTGCATGTACACAAAGAATCATAG
- the fba gene encoding class II fructose-bisphosphate aldolase (catalyzes the reversible aldol condensation of dihydroxyacetonephosphate and glyceraldehyde 3-phosphate in the Calvin cycle, glycolysis, and/or gluconeogenesis) — protein MALISLRQLLDHAAEYNYGIPAFNVNNLEQMRAIMEAADKTDSPVIVQASAGARKYAGAPFLKALMNAAIEEFPHIPVCIHQDHGTDPDVCQRSIQLGFSSVMMDGSLMADGKTPSSYEYNVDVTKRTVDFSHACGVSVEGEIGCLGSLETGMAGEEDGVGAEGILSHDQMLTSPDEAASFVKATNCDALAIAIGTSHGAYKFTRKPTGDILAIDRIKEIAARIPNTHLVMHGSSSVPQDWLAVINEFGGEIPETYGVPVEEIVKGIKFGVRKVNIDTDLRLASTGAIRRFLAQNPSEFDPRKYFAVAQKAMEQICIDRYEAFGCVGMASKIKPLSMEQMYQRYLTGELDAKVL, from the coding sequence ATGGCTTTAATTTCACTACGTCAACTTTTGGATCATGCCGCTGAATACAACTATGGTATTCCAGCGTTTAACGTTAATAACCTAGAGCAAATGCGCGCTATTATGGAAGCGGCTGACAAAACTGACAGCCCAGTTATCGTGCAAGCTTCTGCTGGTGCGCGTAAATACGCCGGTGCTCCGTTTCTTAAAGCGCTAATGAATGCTGCAATCGAAGAATTCCCACATATTCCTGTGTGTATTCACCAAGATCACGGTACAGATCCTGACGTTTGTCAGCGTTCTATCCAGCTTGGTTTCTCATCAGTAATGATGGATGGTTCATTAATGGCTGACGGTAAAACTCCTTCTAGCTACGAGTACAACGTTGATGTAACCAAGCGTACGGTTGATTTCTCACATGCGTGTGGTGTATCAGTTGAAGGTGAAATTGGTTGTCTAGGTTCACTAGAAACTGGTATGGCGGGTGAAGAAGACGGCGTTGGCGCTGAAGGTATCTTAAGCCACGATCAAATGTTAACAAGCCCAGATGAAGCTGCAAGCTTTGTTAAAGCAACCAACTGTGATGCACTAGCTATTGCTATCGGTACCTCACACGGTGCTTACAAGTTCACTCGTAAACCTACTGGTGACATTCTAGCTATTGACCGTATTAAAGAAATTGCGGCACGCATTCCTAACACCCACTTAGTAATGCACGGCTCTTCATCAGTACCACAAGATTGGTTAGCTGTTATCAACGAGTTTGGCGGTGAAATCCCTGAAACTTACGGTGTTCCAGTTGAAGAAATCGTGAAGGGTATTAAATTTGGTGTGCGTAAAGTAAATATCGATACTGATTTACGTCTAGCGTCAACCGGTGCTATCCGCCGTTTCTTAGCGCAAAATCCAAGTGAATTTGATCCACGTAAATACTTTGCTGTAGCTCAAAAAGCGATGGAGCAAATCTGTATCGATCGTTACGAAGCATTTGGTTGTGTTGGTATGGCAAGTAAGATCAAGCCATTATCAATGGAGCAAATGTACCAGCGTTACCTAACGGGTGAGTTAGACGCGAAAGTACTTTAA
- a CDS encoding phosphoglycerate kinase, whose product MSVIKMSDLALSGKRVLIREDLNVPVKDGVVTSDARLRAALPSIKLALEQNASVMVMSHLGRPTEGEFDAQYSMQPVVDYLNDALDVNVRLVSDYLDGVDVAAGELVIFENVRFNQGEKKNDDELAQKLAALCDVFVMDAFGTAHRAQASTHGVAKYAPVACAGPLLAGELEALGKALDNPARPMVAIVGGSKVSTKLTVLESLSKVVDQLVVGGGIANTFIAAAGHEVGKSLYEADLIDDAKQLTANAQANGGDIPVPTDVVVAGEFSPSAEATLKSVRDVSNEDMIFDIGPDSAKALCDILDNAGTIVWNGPVGVFEFDQFGEGTKAIAQAIANSSAFSIAGGGDTLAAVDKYDIADKVSYISTGGGAFLEFLEGKKLPAVAILEERAAN is encoded by the coding sequence ATGTCTGTAATTAAGATGAGTGATTTAGCACTAAGCGGCAAACGCGTGTTAATTCGTGAAGATTTAAACGTGCCAGTAAAAGATGGCGTAGTAACGTCTGATGCGCGTTTACGTGCGGCACTACCTAGCATTAAATTGGCGTTAGAGCAAAACGCTAGCGTGATGGTAATGTCTCATCTTGGCCGCCCAACTGAAGGCGAGTTTGACGCACAATATTCAATGCAACCTGTGGTTGATTATTTGAACGACGCACTAGACGTTAATGTTCGCTTAGTTAGCGATTACCTAGACGGTGTTGACGTTGCCGCTGGCGAATTAGTGATTTTCGAGAACGTGCGCTTTAACCAAGGCGAAAAGAAAAACGATGACGAACTAGCACAAAAGCTAGCGGCATTATGTGATGTGTTTGTGATGGATGCTTTTGGCACGGCGCATCGTGCACAAGCATCGACTCACGGCGTGGCTAAATACGCACCTGTTGCTTGTGCTGGTCCGCTACTTGCGGGCGAGTTAGAAGCCTTAGGTAAGGCGCTAGATAATCCAGCGCGCCCAATGGTGGCTATCGTTGGTGGCTCTAAAGTATCGACTAAGTTAACAGTGCTTGAAAGCTTGTCAAAAGTGGTCGATCAACTTGTTGTTGGTGGTGGTATCGCTAATACCTTTATCGCAGCTGCTGGTCATGAAGTGGGCAAATCACTGTATGAAGCCGATTTAATCGATGACGCTAAGCAGCTTACTGCAAACGCACAAGCAAACGGCGGTGATATTCCTGTACCAACTGATGTGGTTGTTGCGGGCGAATTTTCACCAAGTGCAGAGGCAACATTGAAATCAGTTCGCGATGTTAGCAATGAAGACATGATTTTTGATATTGGCCCTGATTCAGCTAAGGCATTGTGTGATATTTTAGACAATGCAGGCACCATCGTTTGGAATGGTCCTGTGGGCGTATTTGAGTTTGATCAGTTTGGTGAAGGCACCAAAGCAATCGCTCAAGCTATCGCTAACAGTTCGGCATTCTCAATTGCTGGTGGCGGTGACACACTAGCTGCAGTAGATAAATATGATATCGCCGATAAGGTATCGTACATCTCCACTGGTGGCGGTGCATTTTTGGAGTTTTTAGAAGGGAAAAAACTTCCGGCAGTAGCGATCTTAGAAGAACGCGCTGCTAACTAA
- the epd gene encoding erythrose-4-phosphate dehydrogenase, with amino-acid sequence MAKLRVAINGYGRIGRSVLRAFYERNYSEKIEVVAINELAEPEAMLHLTKYDSTHGRFILPVSLDESTNEFLISDDRIRLFHQENPSDLPWQELAVDIVLECSGVFSSRNDAKLHLDAGAKKVLFSQPAANDVDRTVIFGINDHLLTHDDVIVSNGSCTTNCVVPVIDALDKHFKIKGGTITTIHSSMNDQQVIDAYHSDLRRTRAASQSIIPVDTKLAAGVERILPALKGKMEAISVRVPTVNVTAMDLSVTVDKRVDIDAINSMLKAEASNGLGEVLDYTEAPLVSCDFNHDPHSSIVDGTQTRVSDGHLVKLLLWCDNEWGFANRMLDTSIAMGVKD; translated from the coding sequence ATGGCTAAGTTACGAGTTGCTATTAATGGTTACGGCCGTATTGGTCGCAGTGTATTGCGCGCGTTTTACGAGCGTAATTATTCTGAAAAAATAGAAGTGGTTGCCATTAATGAGTTAGCCGAGCCTGAAGCTATGCTACATCTGACTAAGTACGACAGTACGCATGGCCGTTTTATATTGCCAGTGTCACTAGATGAGTCGACTAACGAATTTTTGATTAGCGATGATCGCATCCGCTTATTTCATCAAGAAAACCCAAGTGATCTGCCGTGGCAGGAATTAGCTGTAGACATCGTACTTGAATGTAGCGGTGTGTTTAGCAGTCGTAATGATGCCAAGCTGCATCTCGATGCTGGCGCCAAGAAAGTACTTTTTAGCCAGCCAGCCGCTAATGATGTTGATAGAACCGTTATTTTTGGCATTAACGATCACCTGTTAACCCATGATGATGTGATTGTCTCTAACGGTTCTTGTACTACCAACTGTGTGGTGCCAGTTATCGATGCCTTAGATAAACACTTTAAGATCAAAGGCGGCACCATAACGACTATTCATTCATCGATGAACGATCAGCAGGTTATCGATGCTTATCACAGTGACTTGCGCCGTACTCGCGCAGCCAGTCAATCGATTATTCCAGTTGATACCAAGCTCGCCGCTGGTGTTGAACGTATTTTGCCTGCGCTTAAAGGCAAGATGGAAGCTATTTCTGTACGTGTGCCAACGGTGAATGTTACCGCGATGGATTTAAGTGTCACCGTTGATAAACGCGTTGATATTGACGCGATCAACAGCATGTTAAAAGCCGAAGCCAGTAATGGGCTTGGTGAGGTTCTGGATTACACCGAAGCACCGTTAGTATCCTGTGATTTTAACCACGATCCTCATTCGAGCATTGTCGACGGTACGCAAACGCGGGTAAGTGACGGCCATTTAGTGAAGCTACTTTTGTGGTGTGATAATGAATGGGGCTTTGCTAACCGAATGCTGGATACCAGCATCGCTATGGGCGTAAAAGATTAG